One genomic segment of Oncorhynchus nerka isolate Pitt River linkage group LG16, Oner_Uvic_2.0, whole genome shotgun sequence includes these proteins:
- the LOC115144625 gene encoding circumsporozoite protein-like — MGFMEFYLEIDPVTLNLIILVASYAILLLVFLISCILYDCQGKDPTKEYAPAPPAPPSQSPIRLVVMQNSPASSRYEQQNQNNMAAPEPSRKPEPSRNPEPNRKPEPSRNLEPSRNPEPNRKPEPSRNLEPSRNPEPSRKPEPSRNPEPSRNPELSRNHYEHSRNHYEHSRNHYEPPALTPTPDLGREKRSTLV, encoded by the coding sequence ATGGGTTTCATGGAATTCTACTTGGAGATTGACCCCGTGACCCTGAACCTCATCATCCTGGTGGCCAGCTACGCCATCCTCCTCCTTGTCTTCCTCATCTCCTGCATCCTGTACGACTGCCAGGGGAAGGACCCCACCAAGGAGTACGCCCCCGCGCCCCCCGCACCCCCCAGCCAGTCGCCCATACGCCTTGTGGTCATGCAAAACTCTCCTGCCTCGTCTCGCTATGAGCAGCAGAACCAGAACAACATGGCTGCTCCAGAACCCAGCAGAAAGCCAGAACCCAGCAGGAACCCAGAACCCAACAGGAAGCCAGAACCCAGCAGGAACTTGGAACCTAGCAGGAACCCAGAACCCAACAGGAAGCCAGAACCCAGCAGGAACTTGGAACCTAGCAGGAACCCAGAACCCAGCAGGAAGCCAGAACCCAGCAGGAACCCAGAACCGAGCAGGAACCCAGAACTCAGCAGGAACCACTACGAGCACAGCAGGAACCACTACGAGCACAGCAGGAACCACTACGAGCCGCCGGCGCTGACGCCCACCCCCGAcctggggagggagaagaggagcacCCTGGTctga